A genomic window from Myxococcales bacterium includes:
- a CDS encoding serine/threonine protein kinase, with protein sequence MSQPNRRPEETGQIKPLEAFDLSLAASLGKYRLLGALGHGGMADVYLAIADGPEGFRKLCVLKMLKESMEQDEDFRAMFLDEARLAARIHHPNVVQTFEVDDTQGRLMLAMEYVEGQPITRVRRRVAPEQFPLTAYVRVLCDVLEGLDYAHNLADYDGTVLGIVHRDVTPHNILVGYDGRVKLVDFGIAKSAAASQMTQAGVLKGKVGYMSPEQASLGAVDGRADVFSVGVILWEAIAGRRFAEGASARDVLTRRIDGSDPKIAEIVPEVDPELAAICDRAMATKPANRFPTPSEFQIALEGWLRKHGEPPRKTWAKALRDAFAPEREQLRALIEQRVTDNGMSGIRSSLFTTGSHAVSSSGPHSVPRISTEPAEPAPTSGESRTFAQPPVVVPSDATSRISLPEPRPGRSLPVVVAVAAAVAVGFGVAAYVVHAQGRAGGPQAATQPPAPPPPSAAPATVPATPASALTAAPTPTPSASVAAQAAPATPHGHVFVPGAGVPRVGAPAPTVAHSGPAATTVAAPTPTTKPSARALDEKDPYAP encoded by the coding sequence ATGAGCCAGCCGAACCGCCGCCCCGAGGAGACAGGTCAGATCAAGCCCCTCGAGGCGTTCGATCTGTCCCTGGCCGCGTCGCTAGGCAAGTACCGCCTGTTGGGCGCGCTCGGCCACGGCGGCATGGCCGACGTGTACCTCGCGATCGCCGACGGCCCGGAGGGCTTCCGGAAGCTCTGCGTACTGAAGATGCTCAAAGAGAGCATGGAGCAGGACGAGGACTTCCGCGCGATGTTCCTCGACGAGGCGCGCCTCGCCGCGCGCATCCACCACCCGAACGTGGTCCAGACCTTCGAGGTCGACGACACGCAGGGGCGGCTGATGCTCGCGATGGAGTACGTCGAGGGGCAGCCGATCACGCGGGTGCGGCGGCGCGTCGCGCCCGAGCAGTTCCCGCTGACCGCCTACGTGCGCGTGCTCTGCGACGTGCTCGAGGGTCTCGACTACGCCCACAACCTCGCCGACTACGACGGCACCGTCCTCGGCATCGTCCACCGCGACGTCACACCCCACAACATCCTGGTGGGCTACGACGGGCGCGTGAAGCTCGTCGACTTCGGCATCGCCAAGAGCGCCGCGGCGAGCCAGATGACCCAGGCCGGCGTGCTCAAAGGCAAGGTCGGCTACATGTCGCCGGAGCAGGCGAGCCTCGGCGCCGTCGACGGACGCGCCGACGTGTTCTCCGTGGGCGTCATTCTCTGGGAGGCCATCGCCGGGCGGCGGTTCGCCGAGGGCGCGTCGGCGCGCGACGTGCTCACGCGCCGCATCGACGGCAGCGATCCGAAGATCGCCGAGATCGTGCCGGAGGTCGATCCGGAGCTCGCCGCGATTTGCGATCGCGCCATGGCCACGAAGCCGGCGAACCGCTTCCCGACCCCGTCGGAGTTTCAAATCGCGCTCGAAGGCTGGCTCCGCAAGCACGGTGAGCCGCCGCGCAAGACGTGGGCGAAGGCGCTGCGCGATGCGTTCGCGCCCGAGCGTGAGCAGCTCCGTGCGCTCATCGAGCAGCGCGTGACGGACAACGGCATGAGCGGCATCCGCAGCTCGCTCTTCACCACGGGGTCGCACGCGGTCTCGAGCTCCGGCCCGCACTCCGTGCCTCGCATCTCGACCGAGCCCGCGGAGCCGGCCCCCACGAGCGGCGAGTCGCGCACGTTCGCGCAGCCACCCGTCGTCGTGCCGTCGGACGCCACCTCGCGCATCTCGCTGCCCGAGCCGCGGCCCGGCCGCTCGCTGCCGGTCGTGGTCGCCGTCGCCGCGGCCGTCGCGGTGGGCTTCGGCGTCGCCGCCTACGTGGTGCACGCGCAGGGCCGCGCGGGTGGTCCCCAGGCTGCGACGCAGCCGCCCGCACCGCCCCCCCCCTCGGCGGCGCCCGCGACTGTGCCGGCGACGCCGGCGTCGGCGCTGACGGCGGCGCCCACGCCCACACCGTCGGCCTCGGTCGCGGCCCAGGCCGCCCCCGCGACTCCGCACGGGCACGTGTTCGTGCCCGGTGCGGGCGTGCCGCGGGTCGGCGCTCCGGCCCCCACCGTCGCGCATTCCGGCCCCGCCGCAACCACGGTCGCCGCGCCCACGCCCACGACGAAGCCGTCGGCGAGGGCGCTCGACGAGAAAGACCCCTACGCGCCATGA
- a CDS encoding tetratricopeptide repeat protein translates to MMPRPRSLRRAATAAMLITTVGVLGGLADAALTEGSAHAQAAGLDEGRTRFARGIELYKEGNFHAALAEFRAANAAAPSYRIEYNLGQTLYQLQDYARAVRSFERYLREGGDKIDAERRKEVEGELAKLRQRVAQLTITVAVTTSPVEITVDDEARTEPQPLLVSAGRRRISVTASGYQTETKVIDVAGAKQIEVKFDLKPIGGVVATKGPTPEAPVMRPKSRTPFYIGLAATGVMAGGTAVFAIVTSSKHSTFEKTLATPNATKADIDSQRSGTKTMALVADIFAGATLLAGGLTVVAYVMTSGQEPERGPAPKAAKAPAREWHPLLGPGSVGVGGTF, encoded by the coding sequence ATGATGCCTCGCCCGCGCAGCCTGCGCCGCGCCGCCACAGCGGCCATGCTGATCACCACGGTTGGGGTGCTGGGAGGCCTCGCCGACGCCGCCCTCACCGAGGGCTCTGCGCACGCGCAGGCGGCCGGGCTCGACGAGGGACGCACACGCTTCGCACGCGGCATCGAGCTCTACAAGGAAGGGAACTTTCACGCGGCGCTCGCGGAGTTCCGCGCCGCCAACGCCGCGGCGCCGTCCTACCGCATCGAGTACAACCTCGGACAGACCCTCTACCAGCTCCAGGACTACGCGCGAGCGGTGCGCTCGTTCGAGCGGTACCTCCGTGAGGGTGGCGACAAGATCGACGCGGAGCGCCGCAAAGAGGTCGAAGGCGAGCTGGCGAAGCTGAGGCAGCGCGTGGCGCAGCTCACGATCACGGTGGCGGTCACCACGTCGCCCGTCGAGATCACCGTCGACGACGAGGCACGCACCGAGCCGCAGCCGCTGCTGGTCAGCGCGGGGCGCCGGCGCATCTCGGTGACCGCCTCCGGCTACCAGACGGAGACCAAGGTGATCGACGTGGCCGGCGCAAAGCAGATCGAGGTGAAGTTCGATCTGAAGCCGATCGGTGGCGTGGTGGCCACGAAGGGACCCACGCCCGAGGCGCCCGTGATGCGGCCCAAGAGCCGCACGCCCTTCTACATAGGCCTCGCGGCGACTGGCGTCATGGCGGGTGGGACCGCGGTGTTCGCGATCGTCACCTCGTCGAAGCACTCGACCTTCGAGAAGACCCTCGCCACGCCCAACGCCACGAAGGCCGACATCGACAGCCAGCGAAGCGGCACGAAGACCATGGCGCTCGTGGCCGACATCTTCGCGGGCGCCACGCTCCTGGCGGGCGGGCTCACCGTGGTGGCCTATGTGATGACCTCGGGTCAGGAGCCGGAGCGCGGCCCGGCCCCGAAGGCGGCGAAGGCGCCCGCGCGCGAGTGGCACCCGCTCCTCGGTCCGGGCTCGGTCGGCGTGGGCGGCACGTTCTGA
- a CDS encoding phosphatase PAP2 family protein: MVTASGEVMQPISLRAPRTIPLTQAAEYPALAREGARPSLREAFVVTVLSMAAMVGLYSGLDGRNAALAPSALFRPATSLDAALPLVVPLVWVYYAYFPLTVSIHLVTRRDRALLYEAFAGYLTLAIVGFAFFALLPSQMTQPSLAACTSADCAALDLMYRSDQGFNAFPSMHVAYSVFVASFFWDHARRWSPVPIALALGIAASTVLCKRHFLVDVPAGAALAFAARPLARRAGGHLARALEILR, from the coding sequence ATGGTCACTGCTTCAGGGGAGGTCATGCAGCCCATCTCCCTTCGCGCGCCTCGCACGATCCCGCTCACGCAGGCCGCCGAGTACCCGGCGCTCGCGCGCGAGGGGGCGCGGCCGTCGCTCCGTGAGGCGTTCGTGGTGACGGTCCTCTCGATGGCGGCGATGGTGGGCCTCTACTCGGGCCTGGACGGGCGCAACGCCGCGCTGGCACCGAGCGCGCTCTTCCGCCCCGCCACGTCGCTCGACGCCGCCTTGCCCCTCGTGGTGCCGCTCGTGTGGGTCTACTACGCGTACTTCCCGCTCACGGTCTCCATCCACCTCGTCACGCGCCGCGACCGCGCGCTGCTCTACGAGGCGTTCGCTGGGTACCTGACGCTCGCGATCGTAGGGTTCGCGTTCTTCGCGCTCTTGCCCTCGCAGATGACCCAGCCCTCGCTGGCCGCCTGCACGAGCGCCGACTGCGCCGCGCTCGACCTCATGTACCGCTCCGACCAGGGCTTCAACGCGTTCCCCAGCATGCATGTGGCTTACAGCGTGTTCGTCGCGTCGTTCTTCTGGGACCACGCGCGGCGCTGGTCGCCCGTGCCCATCGCGCTCGCCCTCGGGATCGCCGCGTCGACCGTGCTGTGCAAGCGGCACTTTCTCGTCGACGTGCCGGCGGGCGCTGCGCTCGCGTTCGCGGCGAGGCCGCTGGCGCGCAGGGCCGGCGGGCACCTCGCGCGCGCGCTCGAGATCCTCCGCTGA